In Labrus mixtus chromosome 3, fLabMix1.1, whole genome shotgun sequence, a single window of DNA contains:
- the abl2 gene encoding tyrosine-protein kinase ABL2 isoform X3 — translation MPLRCLQANSSFEEEWVALSGRHLQTGLRQGKPPGQTEALHRPFGLDSAALTEAVRWSSKENLLGAAESDPNLFVALYDFVASGDNTLSITKGEKLRVLGYNQNGEWSEVRSKNGQGWVPSNYITPVNSLEKHSWYHGPVSRSAAEYLLSSLINGSFLVRESESSPGQLSISLRYEGRVYHYRINTASDGKVYVTSESRFATLAELVHHHSTVADGLVTTLHYPAPKCNKPTVYGVSPIHDKWEMERTDITMKHKLGGGQYGEVYVGVWKKYNLTVAVKTLKEDTMEVEEFLKEAAVMKEVKHPNLVQLLGVCTLEPPFYIVTEYMPHGNLLDYLRDCDKEEVNAVVLLYMATQISSAMEYLEKKNFIHRDLAARNCLVGENHVVKVADFGLSRLMTGDTYTAHAGAKFPIKWTAPESLAYNTFSIKSDVWAFGVLLWEIATYGMSPYPGIDLSQVYDLLEKGYRMEQPEGCPPKVYELMRACWQWSPLDRPSFAEIHQAFETMFHDSSISEEVAEELCKTASSGQCGPLHSFSHDMPLLPSKSRTLHKHTENKENIEGGLDGRSDHSTHGHAGWASTLLGGEGRSGSSPALPRKQQPRDKSPASLLEDTQDMGTFTRDRKTGFFSSFIKKKSSSSSSSSQSSQLQHNLPTPPKRSSSFREMETQPHKKYEPTADFSAPPPLPQSDGLGGFSASPSHSHGEPTQSQSRCCGAAFGQKPSGGGLGSQVSSGSSWSGLAGFFTPRLIKKTLGLRTGKTASSEEGGSIAGGSKPFPRSNSTSSMSAGLPDLERMALTLPRNRSAKPPLERTASTTSQPENGAARPSETLLRRMDEGTAQIRERPKAKLLPRGTAAGVRAPGVGGEVGESDSLSRVREGREESGGGLDRQQSWPSPSKTSSSSASSTGAPTHNHKVPVLISPTLKHSPADVHLVGLDSQGNRFKLLSEHQAERDRPRLVKPKCAPPPPPTLRSLQHSYSGDGEEQVGGAPVEVNGDTLKGHRSGRTSGGATTGRPSVPPPQVPPASSSVFSSSSSTNTTPTKMANGATNSASSVHTQGSKVALRRTRQQTERVPLERVSREALLECAECLSSALHASSESPATSQVLDAGHQLLDYCSGYVDCISQMRNKFAFREAVGKLELSLQELRASSSGGGGLNSMGPNTVLDNLHSCIKEISDVVQR, via the exons ATGCCTTTGAGGTGCCTGCAGGCAAACAGCAGTTTTGAGGAAGAGTGGGTGGCACTGAGCGGCCGCCATCTCCAAACGGGGCTCAGGCAGGGGAAACCACCtggacagacag AAGCTCTCCACAGGCCATTCGGCCTGGACTCGGCTGCGCTGACAGAGGCGGTGCGCTGGAGCTCCAAAGAAAACCTCCTGGGGGCGGCTGAGAGCGACCCGAACCTCTTTGTTGCACTTTATGACTTTGTCGCCAGCGGAGACAACACACTCAGCATCACTAAAG GTGAGAAGCTGCGTGTTCTGGGATACAACCAGAATGGAGAATGGAGTGAAGTGCGCTCTAAAAACGGCCAGGGCTGGGTGCCATCCAACTACATCACACCAGTCAACAGTCTGGAGAAACACAGCTGGTACCATGGGCCTGTGTCACGCAGCGCAGCAGAGTACCTGCTTTCCTCCCTCATCAACGGCAGTTTCCTTGTCCGGGAAAGCGAGAGCAGCCCTGGGCAGCTGTCAATTTCTCTCCGCTACGAGGGGAGAGTCTACCACTATCGGATCAACACGGCCTCGGATGGGAAG GTGTATGTGACGTCTGAGAGCCGCTTCGCCACCCTCGCCGAGCTTGTCCACCACCACTCCACTGTAGCTGATGGCCTGGTCACCACCTTGCACTACCCAGCACCCAAATGTAACAAGCCCACAGTGTACGGCGTGTCACCCATCCATGACAAGTGGGAGATGGAGCGCACAGACATCACCATGAAGCACAAGCTCGGAGGTGGCCAGTATGGGGAGGTGTATGTGGGAGTTTGGAAAAAGTATAACCTTACAGTGGCTGTGAAAACACTCAAG GAGGACACCATGGAAGTTGAAGAGTTTTTGAAAGAGGCGGCAGTTATGAAGGAGGTGAAACACCCAAACCTCGTTCAGTTACTAG gtgtgtgtacGCTGGAGCCTCCTTTCTACATCGTGACAGAGTACATGCCTCATGGCAACCTGCTGGACTACTTACGAGATTGTGACAAGGAGGAGGTGAATGCTGTGGTGCTGCTGTACATGGCCACACAGATCTCCTCTGCTATGGAATACCTGGAGAAGAAGAACTTCATACACAG GGATCTTGCGGCGAGGAACTGCCTGGTCGGGGAGAATCATGTCGTTAAGGTTGCAGATTTTGGTCTGAGCAGGTTAATGACTGGTGACACTTACACTGCGCATGCTGGGGCAAAGTTCCCCATCAAATGGACTGCACCAGAGAGCCTTGCATATAACACCTTCTCCATTAAGTCTGATGTCTGGG CATTTGGGGTTCTGCTCTGGGAAATTGCCACCTACGGCATGTCTCCCTACCCTGGTATCGATCTGTCTCAGGTGTATGACCTCCTGGAGAAAGGTTACCGCATGGAACAGCCTGAGGGATGCCCACCCAAAGTCTACGAACTCATGAGAGCAT GCTGGCAGTGGAGTCCATTGGACCGGCCTTCATTTGCAGAGATACACCAAGCCTTTGAAACTATGTTTCATGACTCCAGCATCTCTGAAG AGGTTGCAGAGGAGCTGTGTAAGACGGCCTCCTCTGGTCAATGTGGACCTCTTCACTCTTTCAGTCACGACATGCCCCTGTTGCCTTCCAAATCTCGCACACTGCACaagcacacagaaaacaaggAAAACATCGAGGGTGGACTTGATGGACGGTCCGACCACAGCACGCACGGTCATGCAG GCTGGGCTTCTACGTTGTTAGGTGGGGAGGGTCGATCAGGCAGCTCCCCGGCTCTGCCCAGGAAACAGCAGCCACGAGACAAGTCCCCCGCCAGCCTTTTAGAAGATACACAGGATATGGGCACGTTTACACGAGACCGCAAGACTGGCTTCTTTAGCTCCTTCATAAAGAAGaagtcttcctcctcttcttcctcctcccagTCCTCTCAGCTCCAACACAATCTCCCAACGCCACCAAAAAGGAGCAGTTCTTTCCGGGAGATGGAAACACAGCCTCATAAAAAATATGAGCCTACCGCCGATTTCAGCGCTCCCCCTCCCCTGCCCCAGTCGGACGGTCTTGGCGGCTTCTCCGCTTCTCCCTCTCACTCCCACGGGGAACCCACCCAGAGTCAGTCACGCTGTTGTGGGGCTGCCTTTGGGCAGAAACCCTCAGGTGGGGGGCTCGGCTCTCAGGTGTCCAGCGGCAGCAGTTGGAGTGGGTTGGCGGGTTTTTTCACTCCTAGACTTATCAAAAAGACGCTGGGGCTACGGACAGGGAAGACAGCCTCTTCAGAGGAGGGTGGAAGTATAGCTGGAGGGTCTAAACCCTTCCCTCGGTCTAATTCTACCTCCTCTATGTCAGCTGGGCTACCAGACCTGGAGCGCATGGCTCTGACTTTACCCAGGAACCGCAGTGCAAAACCCCCTCTAGAGAGGACTGCTTCCACAACATCCCAGCCAGAAAATGGGGCTGCAAGGCCTTCAGAAACTTTGCTGAGGAGGATGGATGAGGGCACTGCACAGATTAGGGAAAGGCCCAAAGCCAAGCTACTACCCCGGGGCACTGCTGCGGGAGTGAGGGCACCGGGGGTTGGGGGGGAGGTCGGGGAATCGGACAGTCTGTCTCGGGTCAGGGAGGGCAGAGAGGAGAGTGGGGGAGGTCTGGACCGGCAGCAGAGTTGGCCTTCTCCCTCTAAGACTTCGAGTTCAAGTGCTTCATCAACAGGTGCACCAACCCACAACCACAAAGTTCCAGTCCTGATCTCTCCAACGTTGAAGCACAGCCCAGCTGACGTTCACCTTGTCGGACTAGACTCACAGGGGAACCGCTTCAAACTGCTATCAGAACACCAAGCAGAGCGGGACAGGCCGCGGCTTGTGAAACCCAAATGcgctcctcctccccctcccacccTGCGCAGCCTACAACACTCCTACAGTGGTGACGGGGAGGAGCAGGTAGGAGGAGCACCTGTGGAAGTAAACGGAGACACTTTGAAAGGTCACAGGTCAGGACGGACATCAGGAGGAGCAACGACAGGAAGACCGTCTGTGCCACCGCCACAAGTGCCTCCCGCCTCTTCCTCCGTCTTTTCCTCGTCGTCCTCCACCAACACAACTCCAACCAAAATGGCCAACGGAGCCACCAACTCTGCCTCCTCCGTGCACACGCAAGGTTCCAAAGTTGCACTGCGGCGAACCAGGCAGCAAACAGAGCGCGTGCCCCTGGAGCGCGTCAGCCGCGAGGCCCTGCTGGAGTGTGCCGAGTGCCTGAGCAGCGCCCTCCATGCCAGCTCAGAAAGCCCCGCCACCAGCCAGGTGCTGGATGCTGGCCACCAGCTGCTCGACTACTGCTCAGGTTATGTGGACTGCATCTCTCAGATGAGGAACAAATTTGCCTTCCGGGAGGCAGTGGGGAAGCTGGAGCTCAGCCTTCAGGAACTGAGGGCCTCCTCGTCGGGAGGCGGAGGGCTTAACAGCATGGGGCCCAACACTGTACTAGACAACCTGCACAGTTGTATTAAAGAGATTAGTGACGTAGTGCAAAGGTAG